A window from Pseudomonas alloputida encodes these proteins:
- a CDS encoding c-type cytochrome, translated as MFKRLTVVLLAALALGGALTGCDRVDPNSPLGKRKVIFKDMLKTSEDLGGMLRGRLPFDGVKFADGALKLDSLSHQPWQHFPQVRDGGDSAARAEVWERQARFHDLARQLEGVTGELVDVTRNQPLDAAKLKAPMDKVEAACKACHSEFRNH; from the coding sequence ATGTTTAAGCGATTGACCGTTGTTCTGCTGGCAGCACTTGCCCTGGGAGGGGCTCTGACGGGTTGTGACCGGGTTGACCCGAATTCGCCGCTGGGCAAACGCAAGGTGATCTTCAAGGACATGCTCAAGACCAGCGAGGACCTCGGCGGCATGCTGCGTGGCCGGTTGCCGTTCGACGGGGTGAAGTTTGCCGACGGTGCGCTGAAGCTGGACAGCCTGTCGCATCAGCCGTGGCAGCATTTTCCACAGGTGCGCGATGGTGGTGACAGCGCCGCCCGTGCCGAAGTGTGGGAGCGCCAGGCGCGGTTCCATGACCTGGCCCGGCAGCTTGAGGGCGTCACCGGCGAACTGGTCGATGTCACCCGCAACCAGCCACTGGATGCTGCGAAACTGAAGGCACCGATGGACAAGGTCGAGGCTGCGTGCAAGGCCTGTCATAGCGAATTTCGTAATCATTGA
- the tkt gene encoding transketolase, which translates to MPSRRERANAIRALSMDAVQKANSGHPGAPMGMADIAEVLWRDYLKHNPSNPSFADRDRFVLSNGHGSMLIYSLLHLTGYDVTIDDIKGFRQLHSRTPGHPEYGYTPGVETTTGPLGQGIANAVGFALAEKVLAAQFNRDGHNIVDHNTYVFLGDGCMMEGISHEVASLAGTLGLNKLIAFYDDNGISIDGEVHGWFTDNTPARFEAYNWQVIRNVDGHDAEEIKMAIETARKSDRPTLICCKTTIGFGSPNKQGKEDCHGAPLGNDEIALTRQALNWNHGPFEIPADIYAEWDAKAAGAKVEAEWNQRFDAYAKAYPELAAEFKRRASGELPADFSEKAQAYINEVAAKGETIASRKASQNALNAFGPLLPEFLGGSADLAGSNLTLWKGCKGVEANDASGNYVFYGVREFGMTAIMNGVALHGGLVPYGATFLMFMEYARNAVRMSALMKQRVIHVYTHDSIGLGEDGPTHQPIEQLTSLRSTPNLDTWRPADAVESAVSWKNALERKDGPSALIFSRQNLQHQDRDAQQIADISRGGYVLKDCAGEPELILIATGSEVGLAVQAFDKLTEQGRKVRVVSMPCTSVFDAQDAAYKQSVLPLEVGARIAIEAAHADFWYKYVGLEGRIIGMTTYGESAPASALFEEFGFTLENILGTAEELLED; encoded by the coding sequence ATGCCCAGCCGTCGTGAACGTGCCAACGCCATTCGTGCCCTCAGCATGGATGCCGTGCAAAAGGCCAACAGCGGCCACCCAGGTGCCCCCATGGGCATGGCGGATATCGCCGAAGTGCTTTGGCGCGACTACCTGAAGCACAACCCGAGCAACCCGAGCTTCGCCGACCGTGACCGCTTCGTGCTGTCCAACGGCCACGGCTCGATGCTGATCTACTCGCTGCTGCACCTGACCGGCTACGACGTCACCATCGATGACATCAAAGGCTTCCGCCAACTGCACAGCCGCACCCCGGGCCACCCGGAATACGGCTACACCCCAGGCGTTGAAACCACCACCGGCCCGCTCGGCCAGGGTATCGCCAACGCCGTGGGCTTCGCCCTGGCCGAAAAAGTACTGGCTGCCCAGTTCAACCGTGACGGCCACAATATCGTCGACCACAACACCTATGTGTTCCTCGGCGACGGCTGCATGATGGAAGGCATCTCCCATGAAGTCGCCTCGCTGGCCGGCACCCTGGGCCTGAACAAGCTGATCGCCTTCTACGATGACAATGGCATCTCCATCGACGGCGAAGTGCACGGCTGGTTCACCGACAACACCCCGGCGCGCTTCGAAGCCTACAACTGGCAGGTGATCCGCAACGTCGACGGCCACGATGCCGAAGAAATCAAGATGGCCATCGAGACCGCCCGCAAGAGCGATCGCCCGACCCTGATCTGCTGCAAGACCACCATCGGTTTCGGTTCGCCGAACAAGCAGGGCAAGGAAGACTGCCACGGTGCCCCGCTGGGCAACGACGAAATCGCCCTGACCCGCCAGGCCCTGAACTGGAACCACGGCCCGTTCGAAATCCCGGCCGACATCTACGCCGAGTGGGATGCCAAGGCCGCCGGTGCCAAGGTTGAAGCCGAGTGGAACCAGCGCTTCGACGCCTACGCCAAGGCCTACCCGGAGCTGGCTGCCGAGTTCAAGCGCCGTGCCAGCGGCGAGCTGCCGGCCGACTTCAGCGAAAAGGCCCAGGCCTACATCAACGAAGTGGCTGCCAAAGGCGAAACCATCGCCAGCCGCAAGGCCAGCCAGAACGCCCTGAACGCCTTCGGCCCGCTGCTGCCCGAGTTCCTCGGCGGTTCGGCGGACCTGGCCGGCTCCAACCTGACCCTGTGGAAAGGTTGCAAGGGCGTCGAAGCCAATGACGCCAGCGGCAACTACGTGTTCTACGGCGTGCGCGAGTTCGGCATGACCGCCATCATGAACGGCGTTGCCCTGCACGGTGGCCTGGTGCCTTACGGCGCGACCTTCCTGATGTTCATGGAATACGCCCGCAACGCCGTGCGCATGTCGGCCCTGATGAAGCAGCGCGTGATCCACGTGTACACCCACGACTCCATCGGTCTGGGCGAAGACGGCCCGACGCACCAGCCGATCGAGCAGCTGACCAGCCTGCGCAGCACCCCGAACCTGGACACCTGGCGCCCGGCCGACGCGGTGGAATCCGCCGTGTCCTGGAAAAACGCCCTGGAGCGCAAGGACGGCCCATCGGCGCTGATCTTCTCGCGCCAGAACCTGCAGCACCAGGATCGCGATGCCCAGCAGATCGCCGACATCAGCCGCGGTGGTTATGTGCTCAAGGACTGCGCCGGCGAGCCTGAACTGATTCTGATCGCCACCGGTTCCGAAGTGGGCCTGGCTGTTCAGGCCTTCGACAAGCTGACCGAGCAAGGCCGCAAGGTGCGCGTGGTTTCCATGCCATGCACCAGCGTGTTCGATGCCCAGGACGCTGCCTACAAGCAGTCCGTGCTGCCGCTGGAAGTCGGTGCGCGCATCGCCATCGAAGCTGCCCACGCCGACTTCTGGTACAAGTACGTCGGCCTGGAAGGTCGTATCATCGGCATGACCACCTACGGTGAGTCGGCGCCGGCTTCGGCATTGTTCGAAGAGTTTGGCTTCACCCTGGAGAACATCCTCGGTACTGCCGAAGAGCTGCTGGAAGACTGA
- a CDS encoding DUF1090 domain-containing protein has translation MKRISTLFLLATLGLAAGTAQAAQPDAGLTGCAAKRSAIENQLKIARDHGNSDQVGGLEEALRGVDNCTDASLRKEREQKVLDARHEVAQREKDLKKAEKKGDAEKINKRKDKLAESRKELQEAVDALDR, from the coding sequence ATGAAACGTATTTCGACTCTTTTCCTGCTCGCAACACTGGGCCTGGCCGCGGGCACTGCTCAGGCTGCCCAGCCGGATGCCGGCCTGACCGGTTGCGCCGCCAAGCGCAGCGCCATCGAAAACCAGCTGAAAATTGCCCGTGACCACGGCAACAGCGACCAGGTTGGAGGGCTGGAGGAAGCCCTGCGCGGTGTGGACAACTGCACCGACGCCAGCCTGCGCAAGGAACGTGAGCAGAAGGTGCTCGATGCGCGTCACGAAGTGGCGCAGCGGGAAAAGGACTTGAAGAAGGCAGAGAAGAAAGGCGACGCCGAGAAGATCAACAAGCGCAAGGACAAGCTGGCCGAGTCGCGTAAAGAGCTGCAGGAAGCGGTCGACGCTCTCGACCGCTAA
- the ligB gene encoding NAD-dependent DNA ligase LigB encodes MPYLLLFALLFVLNTPLARAASCPHWNPQQAKAEVAQLRATLARWDEHYHRQGIALVADELYDQSHERLNHLQQCFAVGTSPSPLASARGPVPHPVPHTGVDKLADRQAVARWMTGKTGVWVQPKVDGVAVSLTYQQGRLVQLTSRGDGVHGHDWSRHIPQLGAVTRQLPEAVDLHLQGELYLRLDEHVQAKAGSANARGTVAGLLARKQLTGAQGNAIGLFVWGWPHGPEQQAERLAQLARLGFPDSQLYSIAIDTLEDAAHWREHWYRSALPFATDGVILRQGSRPPAERWQAKAPYWIAAWKYPYAQALAEVRDVRFRVGRTGRVTPVLHVQPVTLDDRRITQVSLGSLARWQRLDIRPGDQVAISLAGLTIPRLEHVVHRAVERQPITAPAPDQHHAHSCWQASEGCDEQFIARLTWLGGKQGLALPRTGPGTWRRLVEAGLVTSMTDWLQLDAERLQQAPGISRLTATQMLGSFDQARSRPFDQWLRALGVPIGKHLPLTGNWQALASRSAGQWQTVPGIGAKRSRQLVEFFAASEVQAIAAQLAEAGIEGFRTPPQRIEQ; translated from the coding sequence ATGCCGTACCTGTTGTTGTTCGCCCTGCTATTTGTGCTGAACACCCCATTGGCCAGGGCTGCCTCATGCCCACACTGGAACCCGCAACAGGCCAAGGCCGAAGTTGCGCAACTGCGCGCGACGCTTGCCCGATGGGACGAGCACTACCATCGGCAGGGCATAGCCCTGGTGGCCGACGAACTGTACGACCAGAGCCATGAGCGCCTGAACCACCTGCAGCAGTGCTTCGCGGTTGGCACCAGCCCCTCCCCCCTGGCCAGTGCTCGCGGCCCGGTCCCCCACCCTGTGCCGCATACCGGCGTCGACAAGCTGGCAGACCGCCAGGCCGTGGCGCGATGGATGACCGGCAAGACCGGCGTGTGGGTACAGCCCAAGGTCGACGGTGTTGCAGTTTCCCTCACTTACCAACAGGGTCGATTGGTGCAGTTGACCAGCCGGGGGGACGGTGTACACGGCCATGACTGGAGCCGACACATCCCACAGCTCGGCGCTGTCACACGGCAGTTGCCCGAGGCGGTCGACCTGCACTTGCAAGGTGAGCTGTATCTGCGCCTGGACGAACATGTGCAAGCCAAGGCAGGCAGCGCCAACGCCCGGGGTACCGTGGCAGGGCTGCTCGCACGCAAGCAACTGACTGGCGCACAAGGCAACGCTATCGGCCTGTTCGTGTGGGGCTGGCCGCACGGCCCCGAGCAACAGGCCGAACGCCTCGCCCAGCTGGCACGACTGGGTTTTCCGGACAGCCAGCTTTACAGCATCGCCATCGACACGCTGGAGGATGCAGCACACTGGCGCGAGCACTGGTATCGCTCTGCTCTGCCCTTCGCCACCGACGGTGTGATCCTGCGCCAGGGCAGTCGGCCACCTGCCGAGCGCTGGCAGGCCAAGGCGCCATACTGGATCGCGGCCTGGAAGTACCCCTATGCACAAGCCTTGGCCGAAGTACGCGACGTGCGCTTTCGGGTCGGCCGCACTGGCAGGGTCACGCCCGTTCTTCACGTGCAACCCGTTACCCTCGATGACCGGCGCATTACCCAAGTCAGCCTTGGGTCGCTGGCGCGCTGGCAACGCCTGGATATTCGCCCTGGCGATCAGGTGGCCATCAGCCTTGCCGGGCTGACCATTCCGCGGCTCGAACACGTCGTGCACCGCGCTGTAGAGCGCCAACCGATAACCGCACCAGCACCCGACCAGCATCATGCCCACAGCTGCTGGCAGGCCAGCGAGGGCTGTGATGAGCAGTTCATTGCCCGACTCACCTGGCTTGGCGGTAAACAGGGCCTGGCCTTGCCACGCACCGGGCCCGGCACATGGCGTCGGCTGGTCGAAGCGGGCCTGGTAACGTCCATGACCGATTGGCTGCAGCTCGATGCCGAGCGCCTGCAGCAGGCCCCCGGAATCAGCAGACTCACTGCAACACAGATGCTGGGCAGTTTCGACCAAGCCCGCTCACGCCCGTTCGATCAGTGGTTGCGCGCCCTTGGCGTGCCCATTGGCAAGCATTTGCCACTGACTGGCAACTGGCAGGCGCTGGCTTCACGCAGTGCCGGGCAATGGCAAACCGTGCCCGGCATCGGCGCAAAACGCTCGCGCCAACTTGTGGAATTTTTCGCGGCCTCCGAGGTGCAAGCCATTGCCGCACAGTTGGCCGAAGCCGGCATAGAAGGTTTCCGGACCCCACCCCAGCGCATTGAGCAATGA
- the metK gene encoding methionine adenosyltransferase, which translates to MSEYSLFTSESVSEGHPDKIADQISDAVLDAIIAQDKYARVACETLVKTGVAIIAGEVTTSAWVDLEDLVRKVIIDIGYNSSDVGFDGATCAVMNIIGKQSVDIAQGVDRSKPEDQGAGDQGLMFGYASNETEVLMPAPICFSHRLVERQAEARKSGLLPWLRPDAKSQVTCRYENGKVVGIDAVVLSTQHNPEVSQKDLQEAVMELIVKHTLPAELLHKGTQYHINPTGNFIIGGPVGDCGLTGRKIIVDSYGGMARHGGGAFSGKDPSKVDRSAAYAGRYVAKNIVAAGLAERCEIQVSYAIGVAQPTSISINTFGTGKVSDDKIIQLVRECFDLRPYAITTMLDLLHPMYQETAAYGHFGRTPQQKTVGDDTFTTFTWERTDRAQSLRDAAGL; encoded by the coding sequence ATGAGCGAATACTCCCTTTTCACCTCCGAGTCCGTGTCCGAAGGGCATCCGGACAAGATCGCCGACCAGATTTCGGACGCAGTCCTTGATGCCATCATCGCTCAGGACAAATACGCCCGCGTAGCCTGCGAAACCCTGGTCAAGACCGGTGTCGCCATCATCGCCGGCGAAGTCACCACTTCGGCCTGGGTCGACCTGGAAGACCTGGTACGCAAAGTCATCATCGACATCGGCTACAACAGCTCCGACGTCGGCTTCGACGGCGCCACCTGCGCCGTGATGAACATCATCGGCAAACAGTCGGTAGACATCGCCCAGGGCGTGGACCGCTCCAAGCCGGAAGACCAGGGCGCCGGTGACCAGGGCCTGATGTTCGGCTATGCCAGCAACGAAACCGAAGTCCTGATGCCTGCACCGATCTGCTTCTCGCACCGTCTGGTAGAACGCCAGGCCGAGGCGCGCAAGTCCGGCCTGCTGCCATGGCTGCGCCCGGATGCCAAGTCGCAGGTCACCTGCCGCTACGAGAACGGCAAAGTGGTCGGTATCGACGCCGTGGTGCTGTCGACCCAGCACAACCCGGAGGTTTCGCAGAAAGACCTGCAAGAAGCCGTGATGGAGCTGATCGTCAAGCACACGCTGCCGGCCGAACTACTGCACAAAGGCACCCAGTACCACATCAACCCGACCGGCAACTTCATCATCGGTGGCCCGGTGGGTGACTGCGGCCTGACTGGCCGCAAGATCATCGTCGACTCCTACGGTGGCATGGCCCGTCACGGGGGTGGCGCGTTCTCCGGCAAGGACCCGTCCAAGGTCGACCGTTCCGCTGCCTACGCCGGCCGCTACGTGGCCAAGAACATCGTCGCCGCCGGTTTGGCCGAGCGTTGCGAGATCCAGGTGTCGTACGCCATTGGCGTGGCCCAGCCGACCTCCATCTCGATCAACACCTTCGGTACCGGCAAGGTCTCCGACGACAAGATCATCCAGCTGGTGCGCGAGTGCTTCGACCTGCGTCCGTACGCCATCACCACCATGCTCGACCTGCTGCACCCGATGTATCAGGAAACCGCTGCCTACGGCCACTTCGGCCGTACTCCGCAGCAGAAGACTGTCGGCGACGACACCTTCACCACCTTCACCTGGGAGCGCACCGACCGCGCCCAGTCGTTGCGTGACGCTGCCGGCCTGTAA
- the mltA gene encoding murein transglycosylase A has product MKSALRHLAWTLPVLALLAGCNGGESAKPEPHAVATYAPATWKDLPPVSDEDLLAGFYAWRNGCEKLKRDPVWAATCEAAGSATASAAQVRTFLEQNLQVYGLRSAENNANGLITGYYEPVYPGSLSQSATNHVAVYGIPDDMIVVDLASVYPELKGKRLRGRLEGRVLKPYDTAEVINRNGVKAPVLAWLTDPMDLQFLQIQGSGRVQLEDGRQLRLGYADQNGHPYRPIGRWLVEQGQLKKEEVSMGAIHAWAQANPQRVPELLASNPSYVFFSTRPDSNEGPRGSLNVPLTAGYSVAIDRKVIPLGSLLWLSTTRPDGTPVVRPVGAQDTGGAITGEVRADLFWGTGPEAGELAGNMKQQGQIWMLWPKGQPLPEVPKVP; this is encoded by the coding sequence ATGAAATCTGCCCTGCGCCACCTGGCCTGGACACTGCCGGTGCTGGCTTTGCTGGCCGGCTGCAACGGCGGCGAGAGCGCCAAGCCCGAGCCCCACGCTGTCGCCACCTATGCCCCGGCCACTTGGAAAGACTTGCCGCCCGTCAGCGATGAAGACCTGCTGGCAGGCTTTTATGCATGGCGCAACGGCTGCGAAAAACTCAAGCGCGACCCGGTGTGGGCGGCCACCTGCGAAGCGGCCGGCAGCGCCACAGCCAGCGCCGCCCAAGTGCGAACCTTCCTTGAACAGAACCTGCAGGTGTACGGCCTGCGCTCTGCAGAGAACAATGCCAACGGCCTGATTACCGGCTACTACGAGCCTGTCTACCCAGGCAGCCTGAGCCAATCGGCAACCAACCATGTGGCGGTCTACGGCATCCCTGATGACATGATCGTGGTCGACCTGGCCAGCGTGTACCCCGAACTGAAGGGCAAACGCCTGCGCGGCCGCCTGGAGGGTCGGGTGCTCAAGCCCTACGACACGGCCGAAGTCATCAACCGTAACGGCGTCAAGGCACCGGTGCTGGCCTGGCTGACCGACCCGATGGACCTGCAATTCCTGCAGATCCAGGGTTCTGGCCGGGTGCAACTGGAGGACGGCCGTCAACTGCGCCTGGGCTACGCCGACCAGAACGGCCACCCCTATCGGCCGATCGGCCGCTGGCTGGTGGAGCAAGGTCAGCTGAAAAAAGAAGAAGTGAGCATGGGCGCCATTCATGCCTGGGCCCAGGCCAACCCGCAGCGCGTACCAGAGCTGCTGGCCAGCAACCCCAGCTACGTATTCTTCAGCACCCGCCCGGACAGCAACGAAGGCCCGCGCGGCTCGCTGAACGTACCGCTTACCGCCGGCTACAGCGTGGCCATTGACCGCAAGGTGATTCCCCTGGGCAGCTTGTTGTGGCTGTCTACCACACGCCCGGACGGCACGCCGGTGGTACGACCGGTTGGCGCGCAGGACACCGGCGGGGCGATTACCGGCGAAGTGCGTGCCGACCTGTTCTGGGGCACCGGGCCGGAAGCAGGCGAACTGGCCGGGAACATGAAGCAGCAAGGGCAGATCTGGATGCTGTGGCCCAAGGGCCAGCCACTGCCTGAGGTACCCAAGGTACCTTGA
- a CDS encoding ArsR/SmtB family transcription factor: MNLRAQSIPEQRETLAALCKASGDALRLNVLRALANDSFGVLELAQIFDIGQSGMSHHLKVLAQADLVATRREGNAIFYRRALPDGLRLGGRLHAALLEEVDDLALPPDVQARIAHVQQRRAATSQDFFLRVEEKFRAQQDLIAGLPQYRDSLLALLDKLHFDPAASALEVGPGDGGFLPDLARRFAQVTALDNSPTMLELARQVCQREGLDNVNLQLADALGATDVAADCVVLNMVLHHFSDPALALRQLAKRVKAGGSLLVTELCSHDQGWAREACGDLWLGFEQDDLARWANAAGLAHADSLYVGLRNGFQIQVRHFQRTAGDIHHR, translated from the coding sequence ATGAATCTGCGTGCGCAATCGATCCCCGAGCAACGCGAAACATTGGCAGCCCTGTGCAAAGCCAGTGGCGATGCGCTGCGCCTGAACGTATTGCGCGCCTTGGCCAATGACTCGTTCGGCGTGCTGGAACTGGCGCAGATCTTCGACATCGGCCAGTCGGGCATGAGCCATCACCTCAAGGTGCTGGCTCAGGCCGACCTCGTGGCAACCCGCCGCGAAGGCAACGCCATCTTCTACCGCCGTGCCCTGCCCGATGGCCTGCGCCTGGGTGGCCGGCTGCACGCGGCGCTGCTCGAAGAAGTCGACGACCTGGCCCTACCGCCCGATGTGCAGGCGCGCATAGCCCATGTCCAGCAGCGACGGGCGGCCACCAGCCAGGACTTCTTCCTGCGCGTGGAAGAGAAGTTCCGTGCCCAGCAGGACCTGATCGCCGGCCTTCCGCAGTACCGCGACAGCCTGCTGGCGCTGCTCGACAAACTGCATTTCGACCCGGCCGCCAGCGCGCTGGAAGTCGGCCCCGGCGACGGTGGCTTCCTGCCCGACCTGGCCCGGCGCTTCGCCCAGGTCACCGCCCTGGACAACAGCCCTACCATGCTCGAGCTTGCGCGCCAGGTGTGCCAGCGCGAAGGGCTCGACAACGTGAACCTGCAGTTGGCCGATGCACTGGGTGCAACGGATGTGGCCGCCGACTGCGTTGTGCTGAACATGGTGCTGCACCATTTCAGCGACCCGGCCCTGGCCTTGCGCCAGCTGGCCAAACGGGTGAAGGCAGGCGGCAGCCTGCTGGTCACCGAACTGTGCAGCCATGACCAGGGGTGGGCGCGCGAAGCCTGCGGCGACCTCTGGCTGGGCTTCGAACAGGACGACCTGGCGCGCTGGGCCAACGCTGCCGGGCTGGCCCATGCGGACAGCCTGTACGTGGGCTTGCGTAACGGTTTCCAGATCCAGGTCCGCCATTTTCAGCGGACGGCTGGCGACATACACCATCGGTAA
- a CDS encoding MAPEG family protein, whose translation MTVALWCILIALLLNPLCALIAKASSGRFGLKDNHDPRAFLDTLSGLPRRAHAAQQNGYEAFPAFAAAVLVADIVGNAEQVTQDVLGVMYITSRLLYIICYLADWAALRSLVWFASLALIVSFFVVSI comes from the coding sequence ATGACTGTTGCCCTGTGGTGCATCCTGATTGCGCTGCTGTTGAACCCGCTTTGTGCCTTGATCGCCAAGGCGAGCAGTGGCCGCTTCGGCCTCAAGGACAATCACGATCCGCGAGCCTTCCTCGATACCTTGTCGGGCCTGCCGCGGCGTGCTCATGCAGCGCAGCAGAATGGCTACGAAGCGTTTCCGGCATTTGCTGCGGCGGTGCTTGTGGCGGATATCGTGGGCAATGCCGAGCAGGTGACCCAGGATGTGCTGGGGGTGATGTATATCACCAGCCGCTTGCTTTACATCATCTGCTACCTGGCCGACTGGGCTGCCTTGCGGTCGCTGGTGTGGTTTGCCAGCCTGGCACTGATCGTGTCGTTCTTCGTGGTTTCCATCTGA
- a CDS encoding DMT family transporter, producing the protein MLATSLVLVAALLHATWNTLIKFSGERLLVIASMDTVALAFAVLAVPFVDVPPAEIWPWLVASALAEQLYRYLLIKAYRVGDLGLVYPLMRGLSPLVVLGLTLAFAGESLSQQQIIGILLIPCGMACLLWQGGGGDRLPWSMLPVVALIGLCIGCYTWFDGQAVRLWGKPWDYLVWLTLLSAWQFPLLASVARRAPFVLFWRTQWRLGLAVGFCVLFSYALVLWAMHLGSVAEAAALRELSVILVVLLGMRYLKEPFGGPRLLACGLVLAGMLVMKL; encoded by the coding sequence GTGTTGGCAACATCTCTGGTGCTGGTTGCCGCCCTGCTGCATGCAACCTGGAATACCTTGATCAAATTCAGTGGCGAGCGCTTGCTGGTGATTGCCAGCATGGACACGGTAGCGCTGGCCTTCGCGGTGCTGGCGGTGCCCTTCGTCGATGTTCCGCCTGCTGAAATCTGGCCCTGGTTGGTAGCCTCGGCACTGGCTGAGCAGTTGTACCGCTATCTGCTGATCAAGGCCTACCGCGTGGGCGACCTTGGGCTGGTCTATCCTCTGATGCGCGGGCTGTCGCCGTTGGTGGTGCTGGGGCTGACCCTGGCCTTTGCCGGGGAATCGCTGAGCCAGCAGCAGATCATCGGTATCCTGTTGATCCCCTGTGGCATGGCCTGCCTGTTGTGGCAGGGCGGCGGCGGTGACCGTCTGCCATGGTCGATGCTGCCGGTGGTTGCCTTGATTGGCCTGTGCATTGGTTGCTACACCTGGTTCGACGGGCAGGCCGTGCGCCTGTGGGGCAAACCGTGGGATTACCTGGTCTGGCTGACCCTGCTCAGCGCCTGGCAATTCCCGTTGTTGGCGAGCGTAGCGCGGCGGGCGCCATTCGTACTGTTCTGGCGAACCCAATGGCGCCTTGGGTTGGCGGTAGGGTTCTGCGTATTGTTCAGCTATGCCCTGGTGCTGTGGGCCATGCACCTGGGGTCAGTGGCCGAAGCGGCGGCACTGCGGGAGTTGAGCGTGATCCTGGTGGTGCTGCTGGGCATGCGCTACCTCAAAGAACCTTTTGGCGGGCCGAGACTCCTAGCTTGCGGGCTGGTGTTGGCCGGCATGCTGGTAATGAAGCTTTGA
- a CDS encoding cation:proton antiporter: MLELVAAFICLTTLLTYVNYRFIGLPPAIGVMVTALLFSLILQGLSLVGFPGLEERVEGLMNQIDFNDLLMHWMLAFLLFAGALHVNLSDLRSYRWPIGLLATLGVLIATVVIGYLAHWVFALFGWQVPLIYCLLFGALISPTDPIAVLGALRTANAPKPLKTTIVGESLFNDGTAVVVFTVLLGIIQLGETPSMADTAILFAREAIGGVVFGGLIGYATYRMIKSVEQYQVEVMLTLALVIGGSAMCYELHVSAPIAMVVAGLIIGNLGRNLAMNDMTRRYMDGFWELIDDMLNALLFALIGLELLLLPFNWMHLAAGGVLALAVLLSRLLTVAPAIVLLRRWRPVPKGTVRVLTWGGLRGGVSVALALSLPLGEERDLLLSITYIVVLSSILVQGLSIGRVVRKVSAQP; encoded by the coding sequence ATGCTTGAATTAGTTGCCGCGTTTATCTGCCTCACCACACTTCTGACCTATGTGAACTACCGCTTCATCGGCCTGCCCCCCGCTATCGGCGTGATGGTTACGGCGCTGTTGTTTTCCCTGATATTGCAAGGCCTGAGCCTTGTCGGCTTCCCCGGCCTGGAAGAGCGCGTCGAAGGGCTGATGAACCAGATCGACTTCAACGATCTGCTCATGCACTGGATGCTGGCGTTCCTGCTGTTTGCCGGCGCCCTGCACGTCAACCTCAGCGACCTGCGCAGCTACCGCTGGCCGATCGGCCTGCTGGCTACCTTGGGCGTGCTGATCGCCACCGTGGTCATCGGCTACCTGGCGCATTGGGTGTTTGCCCTGTTCGGCTGGCAGGTGCCCCTGATCTACTGCCTGCTGTTCGGTGCACTGATCTCACCGACCGACCCGATTGCCGTGCTTGGCGCGCTGCGTACTGCCAATGCGCCCAAACCGCTTAAAACCACCATCGTCGGCGAGTCACTGTTCAACGACGGCACGGCAGTCGTGGTATTCACCGTGTTGCTGGGCATCATCCAGCTGGGTGAAACACCGAGCATGGCCGACACGGCGATCCTGTTCGCCCGCGAGGCCATTGGCGGTGTGGTGTTCGGTGGCCTGATCGGCTACGCCACCTACCGCATGATCAAGAGTGTCGAGCAGTACCAGGTGGAGGTCATGCTGACCCTGGCGCTGGTAATCGGTGGTTCGGCAATGTGCTACGAGCTGCATGTGTCGGCACCGATCGCCATGGTGGTGGCAGGCCTGATCATCGGCAACCTGGGGCGCAACCTGGCGATGAATGACATGACCCGCCGTTACATGGACGGTTTCTGGGAGCTGATCGACGACATGCTCAATGCCCTGCTGTTCGCATTGATCGGCCTGGAGCTGTTGCTGCTGCCGTTCAACTGGATGCACCTGGCGGCCGGCGGCGTGCTGGCGCTGGCAGTGCTGCTGTCGCGCCTGTTGACGGTGGCCCCGGCGATCGTGCTGCTGCGGCGCTGGCGCCCGGTGCCCAAAGGCACGGTGCGGGTGCTGACCTGGGGTGGCCTGCGCGGTGGCGTGTCGGTGGCACTTGCACTGTCGCTACCGCTGGGCGAGGAACGGGACCTGCTGCTGTCGATCACCTACATCGTGGTGTTGTCGTCGATTCTGGTGCAGGGGTTGAGCATTGGGCGGGTGGTGCGCAAGGTCAGCGCCCAGCCTTGA